The Brassica napus cultivar Da-Ae chromosome C1, Da-Ae, whole genome shotgun sequence DNA segment AACCTCGCAAAAAGTATTTTGAAATGCAACGTCAGCTCAGCCTAAGTTTGACTGTTTTTTTGCCTTCTAATTCTAGCTTGGAACGTACTCATTTCGACTTTAATATGTTGTCACCTAACTATCCCAAATACGAAAATTGTAGATCGATCGACTTAAGTGTAAGTGTTGTTTATGcctagtcaaaaaaaaaaaagtgtaagtGTTGTTCGATAAGTATATCCTTTCCACCCTATACAATTACTTGTTACATCTACTAAAtcatgtttttaattatgtatattgttttcattttttgttgtcATCCGTACattattgttttcatatttccTATCTAATTACTTGTTACATCTATCAAATGCCATATAAAACGAAAATCCCATTTCAATAAGtaaaagttttttatttgatattcgTTTGTTAACttattttctttgtattttagtTGAACTTCAATTAGCTCGAGGTGCGTCCCAAACACATTTATATACCTAGAGGGCTTTActataactcttttttttttgtaacacggCTTTACTATAACTCTGTAAATAGACTTTATGATAAAAAGTAGTCATATATGTTGACTAATTTATTAAGTGAAACACTGGAAATTAAATAGAATTTGAAATTGGACCAAGCCATGACACAACAAAGACACGAGTTTGATTCTAAGGACACCATAGTAACTTAAGACGCACGTCAAACAGCTAatgaaaattccaaaaaaaaaacatgattattATTGTTGCCCTGACATCATCTTAAGCTAGACCTAATTCAAGGACCGTTACAAATCCTTAAACCAAAAGTAACAACTCAACCACTCAAGGGAAATGAACTCCTCCAGTACTTCCTCCACCGACTCCGGAACCAACTCCACCGCCTATCCCGTTTCCTAAACCACCGCCTATCCCATTTCCTAAGCCACCGCCTAAGCCTCCACCAACACCACCAAGTCCACCAAAACCAAGGTTACCACCGGGACCAGACACACCCCCACCGACGCCACCGAAAGGTAAACCGTTGTCTCCGATGCCGGAGTACCCGCCACCGTATCCGAGGTAGTTCTTCTGGTCAGAGAGCCCTCCTGGGATGTTTCTTGCTCCGGAAGCAAAAGCTGAGGCTAGGGCAAGAACCAAGAAGAGACTGAAAAGACACTTCGCCATAATCTCAAAGTGGTTAAGAACGGTAATATTGATAACAAGAAAGTAgacaaatttgaatttttatgtttattgcATTGCCGATGATCTGGGAGATATCTGGGTCCTTTTAAAGGCCCCGAGTGACCACATACAAAAATATGACCGGTGAAGATAGTTATTGCCAATGTAAATGCTTTTTACCAAAGGCTCTGATGTCAAATTTAAGTTTATTTACATTCTGAAAATGACTGGTGGTGACGTGGTAAGTAACTAACGTTCCGCCACGGCTGTGTAAGCGGTTGAGCCAGTCAAAGCTATCAGATAAAATTGTTCAAATTTGGAACGATATTTTAGACggtaaaatattgaaattagaGAATTGTAATTTTTCTCTAAGGCTTTTAATTTAGCTTTATCAAGCGACCAAACATCTTAAAAATAATCCTGTCCTGGTTTCCTCTTTGAAAATAATCATGTTCTTTAAAACGATAGTCTCTATCGAATGATTTCGTTTTGTAGATCTGTTGTATTAGCTACCCACGTTTAATACGGTGGTGCATAGAGTTTGATGATTGAtcgaaaaaggaaaagaattgGTAGAGTCTCCAGTTTTACAAAGAAGTGGCAAATGGTTCACCTTTCTTCTGAAAGACATGCTGGTACACACTTTCGCTGAGAGATACATGAAAAGTAAAGTAAAATCTTTCGATGTAAACTAAGAGCAGCATTATCGCTGACTCTTAGCCCAACTCTTCCCCCAAACtcaattaaaaaacaattaacaaaaCACATAAGCCCAAGACTCGCCTCTTACGGGAGGTGCCGAAGGCCCGCCACTTAGTGACTCGATGTAAACTAAGAGCAGCATTATCGCTGACTCTTAGCCCAACTCTTCCCCCCCAAACtcaattaaaaaacaattaacaaaaCACATAAGCCCAAGACTTGCCTCTTACGGGAGGTGCCGAAGGCCCGCCACTTAGTGACATGTGTCAACAAATGAGAGGACGAAGCAATCGGTTACGCGTCTCTCTcgatcatctctctctctatctcgaTCATCTCTCTCTCGAAACTCTCTCGACGAAAGGTGATTTCGTCTCTTTCGGTGTCTCTCATCGGCGACGTCTCCGTCGGTATCTCTCATCGGCGACGTCTCCGTCGGTATCTCTCATCGGCGACGTCTCCGTCGGTATCTCTCATCGGCGACGTCTTCTTCGGTGGCTCTTGTCGGCGACTCTCTCTCGGTGGTTATCCTGGAGGCGACAGAGCTCTCTCTCGGTGGCTCTTTCAAAATCGAAAGGTAAGCGGTTGTTGTGTTCTTGACTATGCATGTGTTCGATTAGGTCTGATCTGTTGTTTTTCTATGTAGTTTGTTGGCTCTGTCTCTCAGTGGTTTTTCTCCTCTAAGCTTTTCCTCGGTGGCTCAAATCGAAGCTCTCACCTCAAATCGAAAGGTAAACCGGTTGTTCTGTTGTTTCATTATGCATGTGATTGATTATTGTAGTTTGTTGGTTCTGTTTGTTTCACctgaaatcaaaattttgatgtGTTTGATCTCTGGATATGTCCTGTTTGTTCTTaggttttaattttgtttcagtTAATACAGATCGATCAAAGTTGATTTGCTATGTTTCAATCCTTGCTCTGTGTCTgttctttgatttgttttcgCTTTTGATTATGTCTTTCTGTTGGATTATGGTCtgaatcattttttgtttatgtcTTTATGTTGTCAGATAAAAGGATCAAAATTCATCGAGCAAAGGTTCATCTAGCTCAGGAGTTCACTGCAAAATAAGGTTAGTGTTACTCTTAACTGGTTCTCCTTACTAGAATTGATTTAGGTTGTGGTTAGAATTGAACCGACTGTAATTAATGAGTTGGTTAGAGTTAGGATATGGTTGTGTGATTAATAGAAGTGATGGATAGCTACAATTGATTAACGCTTAATGTGATGAAAGTAGTAGATAAATGTCAACACGTTTTTGTTTGTTGGTTGTCATGAATGCAtcctctcttccttctctgtCATCTCCTTCATCTTTCttctcaacttcttcttctcggTATGAATCCTAATGCCCGTCCTTTAGCTTTTTAAACTTACTAAACAGTCAACTCCCTAACAATGAATACCGAactcagtttctgagtttttcacCTACTCCAGACGTTGGAGGATCTGCTTCAAGTGCACAAACTGGTGAGGACCGTAAGCAAATGTGTAAGTGGTCAACAGCTGAAGACCTGGTCCTCATCAGTGCATGGTTGAACACCTCCAAGGATCCACTCGTTGGAAATGAGCAAAAGGCAGGAACCTTTTGGAAGAGGATTACGGCTTACTATAACGCAAGTCCCAAGGTGGTTGGTTTGGCTCCAAGAGAGCAGACCCACTGCAAGCAAAGGTGGGGGAAGATAAATGAAGGTGTCTGCAAGTTTGTGGGGTCATTTGAAACTGCAACAAAACAGAGGACCAATGGCCAGAATGAAGATGACGTTTTGAAGGCTGCACATGAGATATTCTTCAACGATTACAAGGTGAAGTTCTCATTGGAACATGCGTGGAGGGAGCTTAggaatgatcagaaatggtgTGGGACTCAAGGAAGTAGTCAACATAGCTCAGGTTCGAAAAGAAAGAGGGTGGGGGAAGAACAATCTTTTCAGTCATCAGCATCTATGCCCAGTGTTAATGGGGAAGATGAAGCAATGGATAGGCCTATTGGTGTTAAGGATGCAAAGGCGAAGGCTAAAAGGCCAGTGGGAGAAGAAGTGAAGATTCCGGAAGGGTTTAAGGATATGTGGGAGATGAGGACCAAGGACTTAGCTTTCAAGGATAAGCTTAGAAACAAGAAGCTGCTTGACAGTTTGattgcaaaaaaaaagtcaCTTACTGAATTAGAAGTGGCGCTTAAGAACAAACTGATAACTGAAATGTTGTCACTGTAATCTTCTTTGTCTTGATGTGTTATATAAGTAGTTGATGTGTAATATAAGTAGTTCATGTGTGTTATAAGTAGTATTTCTGATCAATGTTATCAATCTTGCGTTTCTGTTATCAGTCTTTGTGATCAATGTTCTAATgcgtttctgttttgtttttatttttatttttcagggGAACAAGTCACACACCACCAGCAATGGAAGCAAGAAAGCCGATTGTTTGTGGCCTCTCAGCGAGAGGTATGATACCACCACCTCTCCCACAAGAGAACACGGATGATGATGTTGCGGATGTCACACCAAGTGAAGTAGAAGTAGTGGAGATATCAGATGAAGAAGAATCTGATATGGTGGAGTTATCAAGCGAAGAATACAGGAGAAATATGGGCTATTTGATTAGGGTGGAGGAATCGGAAGATGACCTTGAACCTGAGTTCAGAAGGCTGCTGCAAAGGATGcatgaggaagagaagaagctgaGAGAGGAGAAGTTCAAAGCCATGAAGTCGGGAATCTAGCTAGAAGAAGGACAATCCTCTAAGGTTGATggtaagaagaggaagagaaaaagCTGAGAGAGGAGGTCACGGACTGTGGTATTGTGTCACGGATCATGTGTGTTTGCGTTTTGTCTTTGTGTTCTAGTGTCACAAATGCTTATAGTCAGGTCACAAGACATGTATGTTTGTATGTTTTATCTTTGTGTTATTGTGTCACTGATGCTATGTCAGGTCACAAGACTTATGTAGACATGTTTAATAATTTGTCTTCTATGTTTGTATTATTGGTTTTCTTCTATAAATTAAGGTAAAATTTTCATTCTTGATCACACAACTcttcatctcttcttcctctctcaacAAACAcaactctttattctgtttGGATTCGAGAAACATTTGATCAAATAAAACATTAGATCAATTAAAACATTCCCCACAATTCTCTCCTCTATTCTCTTGTtccaaacatttaaaaaaaaattgtttttccttttcatatggcatcttcttctcaaAATTCGTTTGATGGATTGGATGATCAAAGTTTTGATGATGCATTTGATCAATATGTTGACCAaaaatttgatcaatatttGGATCAACAATTTGATCAAACTTTCGAGAATCTTACCATAAATTATGGTCATCAAGAAAAAgcaaagaaataaagaaaaaaacgagcttatatcgaaagaaatcgtgaagaaggGCATATTcatttatggaatgattatttcagtgaaactccaacGTATCCCGCAAATATGTTCCGGCgacgatttagaatgaacaTGTCGTTGTTCATGCATATTGTTGAACGAATCtccaatgaagttgaattctTTCAACAAAAGACAGATGCTCTCGGAAGACTTAGTCTCTCTCCACTTCAGAAGTGTACAGCGgccattcgtgtcttggcataTGGGACTGCGGCTGATGCTGTTGACGAATACCTCTGACTCGGTGAAACTACTACATGGTCATGTGTGGAACATTTTATGGAaagcataatatatttattcggcgaggagtacctaagaagaccaacatcggctgatcttcaacgtctccTTGATATTGGTGAGCATCGTGGATTCCctgggatgataggaagcatcgattgtatgcattgggagtggaagaattgtcccacctcTTGGAAATGTCAATATACACGTGGTTCGGGAAAAcccacaatcgttttagaggcggttgcatCGTATGATCTATGGATATGACATGCggtttttggacctccaggtaccttaaatgatatcaatgttcttgatcgatcacctgtttttgatgacataataaaaggtcaagctccgcaagtcaccttctctgtcaatggaagagagtatctTATGGCTTATTATCTCACCgacggtatttatccgaaatgggaaacttttatccaatcaatttcaataccacaagggccgaaagcggtttatttgctcaacaccaagaagctgtccgaaaagatgtcgagcgtgcttttggagtcttgcaagctcgctttgccattgttaaaaatccagcaTTTTTTTGGGATAAATGCAAAATTGGGAAGATAAttagagcatgtatcatactccataacatgatagtagaagacgaacgagatggatacactcaatatgatgtttcagagttccaacaaGGAAAAGACATGAtgtgtcgagttttaacccgattatctaactgcaagtgcacagtaaagtacgcagtagtaatgcgggatcgaatccacagggaccgatgatcacacgtagagttgcagacaagttaatagctacagcgaacgaatatatatttttgatggtttttatttaattttctttagtgtcacaaaacataaacaagctgtaaaaagatgatttaaacgatttgaaaactattttaaagcAAAcgttgggaattctcagggatttctttttaatcaaaatacaattattggcagacacagggatatattaagaaccgtctagaactcaaacacgatattagaattaacctacttccgtagcgctaattctctatgttatagaaatctccacactaacttccgctgagtttcaatttctaaacaagcattaagaacaggttcaatatgttcacaaagcgcaataacatcaacttctgagggttaaggacactttgctcatctaaagcattttcggaagttcaaacaatcactttcggtgcatcaaacaatctgatatcatgaactaagtgatcaattcagttcaagcagtaagaaatccattagatgaagaaccaaaacataatcccttagtctacacacgttttatgaatcaaaacatcaagaaatcccctatgagaacccttaaacccaactagatgactactcacacataactaagtaagaacaacacgattttgatgaagaaaacatgataagattgtattaaaacatagtaaaggttcagaagatcttctccaaatggttttgagatgaactcctttacaaatcttcacaaatcacacaaaacaagttacaaaactctcaaatctctctcaagaacttgtaaatctccttcttggtcgtCTCCAATCTTTTCTGAGTCCCAAAAGTCCTCTCCTCCCGTCCATTATTGaagggagtgggtaaaaaggagtgaaaagctcattggtgcgtgtggagcccgtagagcgtgagatcggtcgatcctcAGTGgtaggatcggtcgatctagtgcatgaaaCCGTAGCGACAAGTTCTGGTCGCTACGCATGTCGCTACAATTCACGGCTTTTCTTCTTAGctctggatcggtcgatctatgtCCTGTGCGATCAACACttctcattcggtccattgttcggtccatcttgcttctgaataaatcccgaatgcgttcttttcttgcaagctatctagtaacctgaatattacacttaagaacaccaaaacgcatcaaatagaccaaaacattaattaaaaccgaccatttaattgctccaaaacgagtttaaaaccgttaaaaacacggaatatcaagACACcagaagttcacatgtcgatctcacaTTCTCTACTGATATCCCTACAAATATCggcaatatgatgggtgttcaaactagaattcgtgataaACACATGCATGAACAActcaaagctgatttggttgaacatgtaTGGCGTAAATTCGGATGTGGTCAGGACAACAACTAAGCTCAcatgtttctttcaaattattctcgtttattttactaatcttagTTTTAATgttctttttaataattaatgtctaaaatgttttattttaatatgttatatttaatatataaattttatctttaaaaatattttagtttaatatttttttttcttaagaacccAAAAATAAGAACCCCATTGGATCTAACAAATTAAGTGTCTCTTAAGTACAACATCTTAACTattattaattactaaaaaatcaTTAAGAACCCAAATTAACCTCTtagggttaatggtgctctaaaatcatttttttgaattatttaaacCATTATAATCATAGTAAATGTATTTAGTTTGTTTAGAGAGCTGTAGCTAACTTCAGCTTCAAAAGAGGCTTCTGTTTCGGAACTACACATTTACTCTTCAGCTTATTGGTGGTTGTAACTAATTTGTTATccttttttttgacatcatttGTTATCCCTTATTGGAACTAAATCGgtaaatatgtgtatatatttgtAATAATTGAAACACATGATTCATTCACGAATAGTTTGAGCTCCCACCATATAGATCCTACTGCAAAAACATCTCAAGCAATGCATTATACTGCATTCATAACATAGTAAGATACTCCACCGACGATATTCGAGTCTCTCAGACTCTTAATCTCTTGATTTTTAAACAGGTACATACAAACTCTTTTAGAAACTGTTAAATTGATTGAGATCCAGTTAGATTtagttcaaaacaaaaacaaagtttaACAATATTTGATGTCCATTGTTTTTTGGGGATTCAAATCTGTAGGCTCTTGGAAATATGTAAATAACTGCTAGCACTTTGACGCATAAGCTTAGTTTTGTAAACTTAATCTCGTTCATAATGAGAAATTGCACGGTGAGACAGagatttgttttcatttgttaaCTTTTACAAACGAGATTAAGTTTGATATTCTAGCATGCTAATTGCAGTTATATGAATATCTTGGATCACAAGAAAGCAACACTGTTGTGCTACAACAAAAGCACTCTATTTATTGATAGCAAGGTTTCTCACAACATAACAAACAGCATGAAaagtaaacatatatataaactatacaAAGACATAAACATAACATCCGGGGGAAAACTTACAACATGATAAAACTGatacaaatattaataattgtGAACCCTTCAATCGATCTAATTTTGTTTAcatagagagaagaaaaaaaacgctTTTATCATCAAGGGTGAGTGAGACCACCGCAATCGCTTCCACCGCCAATTCCTCCCAAGCCACCAACTCCGCCTAGACCGCCTACACCGCCGAGTCCACCTACACCACCACCAAGACCTGAACCACCACCAATTCCACCTATTCCACCACCGAGACCTGAACCACCGCCGAGACCACCTACACCTCCTAAACCACCAATTCCTCCTCCTGCTCCGCCTACAGGCAAAACTCCGGCGACACCACCGACTCCACCGGCTCCGACACCACCAACACCACCAACTCCAGCAGCTCCACCGATCCCAGCAAACGCAACAAAGTTCTTCTGGTCGTCAAGGCCAGCTCCGACATTCTTGGCCGGGGACGGTCTTGGGGCCGGTCTTGTGGCAGTGACGGACTGAGCCACAGTGAGAGCAACGAGGAAAACGGCTAAACACTTTATTGCCATCTCTTGTTAATCTTTTTGTTACTTAACTTTATTGTGTGTTTTGTAAGTAGAGAGTATG contains these protein-coding regions:
- the LOC106375552 gene encoding glycine-rich cell wall structural protein 1, producing the protein MAIKCLAVFLVALTVAQSVTATRPAPRPSPAKNVGAGLDDQKNFVAFAGIGGAAGVGGVGGVGAGGVGGVAGVLPVGGAGGGIGGLGGVGGLGGGSGLGGGIGGIGGGSGLGGGVGGLGGVGGLGGVGGLGGIGGGSDCGGLTHP
- the LOC106375553 gene encoding glycine-rich cell wall structural protein, with amino-acid sequence MAKCLFSLFLVLALASAFASGARNIPGGLSDQKNYLGYGGGYSGIGDNGLPFGGVGGGVSGPGGNLGFGGLGGVGGGLGGGLGNGIGGGLGNGIGGGVGSGVGGGSTGGVHFP